The Pyrus communis chromosome 9, drPyrComm1.1, whole genome shotgun sequence genome has a segment encoding these proteins:
- the LOC137744924 gene encoding probable calcium-binding protein CML36, with product MAVPSFPPFNPPLPSSLPPIFPFVSPPSPSSSSPLLSYLYLQLLPPAGFSSSIMTFIKISSKNLSPKRLFRSKKDRSAVSRSEPPSFGSETASASSSSSSYTIHKLGAGAGGVTTPTSVLPERSGEWSELSADLQLDMAQPFKLIDRDNDGVVSRKELEALLCRLGNDPQSREEVTLMLSEVDRDGNGSISLEAVLNQVGPVSGPAADSELRDAFEVFDTDNDGKISAEELLSFFRAIGDEGCTLEECGRMIAGVDKNGDGFVCFEEFAHMMEFQR from the coding sequence ATGGCAGTGCCTTCATTCCCACCATTTAACCCCCCACTCCCTTCCTCTCTGCCTCCTATCTTTCCCTTTGTCTCTCCTCCTTCTCCATCTTCATCATCACCATTATTATCCTATCTCTATCTACAACTTCTTCCCCCAGCTGGGTTTTCATCTTCAATCATGACGTTCATCAAAATTAGCTCCAAAAATCTCAGTCCGAAACGCCTCTTCCGGTCTAAGAAGGACCGGTCCGCCGTATCTCGCTCCGAACCGCCGTCGTTCGGGTCCGAAACGGCGTCTGCCTCGTCATCCTCTTCCTCATACACAATCCACAAGCTCGGGGCCGGCGCCGGCGGTGTAACCACGCCCACCAGCGTTTTGCCCGAAAGATCGGGTGAGTGGTCCGAGTTATCGGCTGATCTGCAGCTCGACATGGCGCAACCGTTTAAACTTATAGACCGAGACAACGATGGAGTGGTGTCGAGGAAAGAACTCGAGGCTCTTCTGTGCCGGCTCGGTAACGACCCGCAGAGTCGAGAGGAGGTGACGTTGATGCTAAGCGAGGTGGACCGAGACGGTAACGGTTCAATCAGCCTCGAGGCTGTGTTAAACCAGGTCGGGCCGGTTTCCGGTCCAGCTGCCGACTCGGAACTGCGGGATGCGTTTGAAGTGTTTGACACGGATAACGATGGAAAAATATCGGCGGAGGAGCTTTTGAGCTTTTTCAGGGCAATCGGCGACGAAGGGTGCACGTTAGAGGAGTGCGGGCGCATGATAGCAGGGGTTGATAAGAACGGGGATGGATTCGTGTGCTTTGAGGAGTTTGCTCATATGATGGAGTTTCAGAGATGA